The Capsicum annuum cultivar UCD-10X-F1 chromosome 3, UCD10Xv1.1, whole genome shotgun sequence genomic sequence CTTTGTTCCCTCTTCTGTAAGCTACTTTTGTATCTTATTTGTCTCGGTCACATAGGTCATCGCTACAAAATTTGACGTCTTGTCCAGCCTTTGAGGTGCGGTTAAAGCTTTGCTATTAAGAAAAGAGATGAGTTCGAGCTGAACTAATTGAACTGCTATAATGTCTATAGACGAGTGTGATCAAAGTTCTGCTACTGTGTCGAGAGCTTGATTTTGGATCGATAAATGTAGTAGAGCATAATATCTAAAAGACTAATCATATTATCTTAGCAGACTTAAAATACCTGGACCTCATGAAATCACCTATTcacaaattaaaattcaataaagaaatctTACGGCCAAGTGAAAGAGGATCAACTCCTGAATCGACCTAATAATTCAAATTCCAAAAGAACTCCTGAATCGACCTAATAATTCAAATTCCAAAAGAACGCGCTCCGGTTTAACCACAGCTACCAATATTAAAAACCTATCTCCCTTCAACTGTCATGTGCTAGGCTACTAATTAAAGAAATTTGCTGAAGTGACATTAAGATTTGATATGCAAGTACGGAATCAAGAATAAAGAACACTAAAGGacagatttaattaaataatttgttAAATTTTGTTTGAGGATTGTCTAATACggaaacaaaaatcaagaaaaactcCCCCTCGATCGGTCTCACATTTTAACTTGTCAAACGTTGGTCGAAATATTTATTCCAAAATAGAGATCATGACAACGTCCTCCAAACCACGAAATTGCACCGTATCGATCATATAGACCACATCATACGCAGTAAATGTTGGACTGTGATTACAGCAAAGTACAAATCTTTTATTATTACAGTAAACCATCTCCTCCTCAAAAGGAGGGAAACTTCAAAGGGGAGAACAAGCTAATTAAACATATAGATGCACAAATACTTGAATCCATAAAGGAGGTAATTAAAGAGATCCAAGTAAAAAGACACTAGTCTAGTCCAGTGATCTATGGTTCTCTGGGTGTTTTTGTGGCATGAGGATCTTCAGCAGTATCCGCCATGCCAAAAGTGTGCTTCACTGCATCAGCAGCACCCTGAGCCATGCTCTTCACTTGTTCTCCCGTCTTTGAGAGGATGCTACCAGTTTTCTCTTGACCAGCCTGAGCCGTCTCTTTTGCCGACTCCATCATTTCTGAAGCCTTATCTTTAGTAGCCTGAGCTGCTCCACTAGCCTTCTCTTTAGTAGCCTGAGCTGCTCCAGCTGTCTTATCTTTGGTTTCCTGAGCTGCTCCACTTGTCTTATCTTTGGTAGCCTGAGCTGCATCTGAAGTCTTGTCTTTGGCTGCGCCCGTCTTCTCATGGGCCGTTCCTTTGGCTGAATGGGCCATCTCTGAAGTCCTGTCCTTTGCTTCTTGAGCCTTGTCCTTCATGCCTTCCATTGCTTGACCAACCTTCGCCTGTTCTcgaattaaatcaaaaataaggACAACACACAATATCTGAAACTAAAATACTAGTAAGTATCATATACCTGAGTCTGGCCCTTGGTTTCACCAGCTCTGTAACTCTGCTCGTGGGAAGCCATCCTTAACAATGTTTCAACTTACAAAAGCAGTGTTGAGTAGAAGATGACTATCGTAAGATCAGTGAGAAGCAGAATAGTGGATATTATTGTTTTGAAGAGTTATACTATTGGAGCAGCAGTTGTGCATGGTTTATAAAGAGCTGGTAGTGTGATAAATTGTTGACACGTATCCCGTTATCCGACGCGTGTAAGGGGCACGTGGCATGCTCTAGTTAGCTTCCATCCTTCAGTCAAACTTTGTCCTTCGGTCAAACTTTGTTTTACCCATATATATCTTTCGGGAAAATCATACAGGCGTGTCTTAATtacataattatgataaaaaatattaatttaatatatacattGGGTGCGTGTAAATTTTTACCCGTATCTTCCTACCTGCTCCTACATTAatacctcaaaaaaaaaaaaaaagtagtaggGTAGAATTGAGTAGAACTAGTAACGTAATATTGGTAATAATATAATCTATTtagttatattttgtatttttgaagaaatttaatGATGTGATATTTTTTCAACCAAtaactttattttattaatataaaaatgaatttaaggAGTTAAGAGATCCTGaaactttattttattaatacaaaAATGAATTTAAGGAGTTAAGAGATGCTGAAGCATCTTTGATAAtccaactaaaaaattaaaaaattcacactaatttatttaataatgtaaGAGAAAATTTTGCTATATCATATGCTACCGTATTTTAGGATTTAGGAATATATGCAATTTCAACTTCTTCAAAGAAGTTCATAAGCTTTCAGATATCTTCACAAGTGATTTTTATTTTCCATAAAGCTACACTCTTCTTTAGAGTCATATTCACTATATTTTTTGCGTCTGATAAAAGTCGCGTCTTTGTCCATCCattttattgaatatttttcAATACAATCTGTATTGCTAGCGTTTCTGCAATAATGACCTTTTCAATAAATTAATTGGGATACAAAGGGCTTAAAgcaaattttcaaaacttttcataACTGTCGTTTCAATGCTTGTCATATTCTTCTTCCTTTATAAACTGACATGAATTTCGTCATTCCAAACTAAGCATAGCCCTCCTGCTAGTCCAATCGAATATATTCACCATAATTGCATGTGGATATTCAATTGTCTCTGAACTCTTTTAGTGAtgtgatgattttttattttttttaaagaaaaattatggaTAGAGGGATTGCCATGAGGGATTGCGTGTCATGTTTGTTTCTTAGTTCATTCGAAACTAATTGAATACTTATAATGATGAAAGTTTTTTTTTCGAAATTCAATTGAAGTAAGGgagaatttatttttaatgtacGGTATATGTAATAACGGACTAAATACCAATGGTCAATGTGAATATTTTCTGTAAAAGAAGATGAAGTTTGAACATATGTTATCGAAAGTCAACAAGTTCTGAGACTCTTATTATACATGAGAATAACAAAAAAAAGCACAAACCATTGAGAGGAAATTATTGGTATGTTAGTCCTAATTTTCTCAgtgattatattatttttgtattaaattaaaacTTTCACCAAAATAAACGGGTGAATAATTCTTTCAGACATTTTTGTCCGATGAAAATCATCCGTCACGCTAGGAGTTATCAAGTTGTTGCACAATGCCATGTGTTAGAATATGCATGAAGTGAGATCATCAATTGTGCATTTGTGAAGCTTATAAATTCACCAATCCAACCATTTAAAAATTCATTCCATGTTTTGCATTTTGATCTACAATTACTAGTGTGCTACTTCTTGAACATAAACAAAATTAAGCAACAAAGACCAATTAACATGGCAAACCAAGGAAGTGATAACCTTTACAGCAGTATCAATGTTCCCGGCCAGGCTCAGGTTTTGTTACATTCTTCCCTATTATAATTAGGGGTGTCAAAATTAGATCGTAAAATATGATCTGTTTAACTTGTTCATATTAAGACATGTTAATGAAGCTCTATCCATGATAGTCCATCTAATTTAGTTTGTTTATAATTTGGGCCGTTTTGAATTAAATATATATCCCAAATTTTATCAGttgtttaaatattataaaagacCTCTTTTGTTATGCggtaaaaaataggaaaaaattctataaatttaatttgatgattgaataaatcataagaaaaaaaaatttgatatgaaagcAGAAAACAAATtctaaataacatgtaaaaattaaTAATTCGTCAATTATTAACTAACTCATCTCATTttgatttgtttaaattcaatCCTATCTGCCTATGTGATACTCCTAACTCCTAACACTAACATTTTCTTTACCAATTGTAGATGAGAAGGGAAGACTTGCTGAACCAACCATCTAACATCCATAACCCAAGCCAAGGCCAAGCAACCAACTTGTTTCAAGAA encodes the following:
- the LOC107861934 gene encoding late embryogenesis abundant protein Dc3, whose protein sequence is MASHEQSYRAGETKGQTQAKVGQAMEGMKDKAQEAKDRTSEMAHSAKGTAHEKTGAAKDKTSDAAQATKDKTSGAAQETKDKTAGAAQATKEKASGAAQATKDKASEMMESAKETAQAGQEKTGSILSKTGEQVKSMAQGAADAVKHTFGMADTAEDPHATKTPREP